Proteins encoded within one genomic window of Kibdelosporangium phytohabitans:
- a CDS encoding alpha/beta hydrolase family esterase, protein MRLRTAAAALLMALGLLPVTVGQAAAAGRDIRGTFANQAGLVEYQVHLPPRYRPDVPMPVLLAIHGCRMTGYTFNSMQDTSRFSQIADREGFIVVYPSQSPLRNLLGCWNFQAPGNQVRGQGEPSLLTGMVNKVVHEFDADRKRVHVIGASSGAAMTSILAVTYPDVFASAAIFAGCEYACDKVLTAGPENISPVTTARQAYAQMGSRARQVPVSVIQGDADATVPPLFAARLVTHFAALDDLVADGTLDGDVDDVPETSARVVDDGDRPYVKTTYSARGGGAPLIEKYLIEGLGHKWPKGGKADFVDPLGPDISSLVWKDFFATHALP, encoded by the coding sequence ATGAGATTGCGAACAGCTGCCGCGGCACTGCTCATGGCGCTGGGTTTGTTACCGGTCACGGTCGGCCAGGCCGCGGCGGCGGGCCGGGACATCAGGGGAACGTTCGCCAACCAGGCCGGACTGGTCGAGTACCAGGTGCACCTGCCGCCGCGGTACCGGCCGGACGTGCCGATGCCGGTGCTGCTGGCGATCCACGGCTGCCGGATGACGGGCTACACCTTCAACTCGATGCAGGACACCAGCCGGTTCTCGCAGATCGCCGACCGCGAGGGGTTCATCGTCGTCTACCCGTCGCAGAGCCCGCTGCGCAACCTGCTCGGCTGCTGGAACTTCCAGGCGCCGGGCAACCAGGTGCGCGGCCAGGGTGAGCCGTCGCTGCTGACCGGGATGGTCAACAAGGTGGTGCACGAGTTCGACGCGGACCGCAAACGCGTGCACGTGATCGGCGCGTCCTCCGGTGCGGCGATGACCTCGATCCTGGCGGTCACGTACCCGGACGTGTTCGCGTCGGCCGCCATCTTCGCCGGCTGCGAGTACGCCTGCGACAAGGTGCTGACCGCGGGGCCGGAGAACATCTCACCGGTCACGACCGCGCGGCAGGCCTACGCGCAGATGGGCTCCCGTGCCCGGCAGGTGCCGGTGAGCGTGATCCAGGGCGACGCGGACGCGACCGTCCCACCGCTGTTCGCGGCACGACTGGTGACGCACTTCGCGGCGCTGGACGACCTCGTCGCCGACGGAACGCTCGACGGCGACGTGGACGACGTGCCGGAGACCTCGGCGCGCGTGGTCGACGACGGCGACCGGCCGTACGTGAAGACCACGTACTCGGCGCGCGGCGGCGGCGCACCGCTGATCGAGAAGTACCTGATCGAAGGCCTCGGCCACAAGTGGCCCAAGGGCGGCAAGGCCGATTTCGTCGACCCGCTCGGCCCGGACATCAGCTCCTTGGTGTGGAAGGACTTCTTCGCCACGCACGCATTGCCGTGA
- a CDS encoding ATP-binding protein: protein MKPQVIGRDRELAVLTGQLERPGGTVLLCGEAGIGKSALAHHVLDLAAAKGITALRGQAHPLHAGLAYAPIVAAVRPLLAELTEFDGLAHLGTLLADPRLPAATPTGDAELDRTHMFEAVARLVERFAPAVFFVDDLHWADRGTVELVHYLGRNTAGVLVLAAYRPGEADSTLDDLAVTVRREGTELALAPLPDDAVAEIAQTLLSATPEPVFLRDVTRRAKGVPLFVTALVQGGGFTPAGAVPTIVRDVVLGRLRRLGEQERALAEIIAVAGEAATDELLRSLDTTADALRQLIVDGLITERPVGRRMAYQVAHPLYAEVAYAEMTIGERRQAHATVLEAVERIDPDDVLALAPHYREAASAAHPARAVAVMAEAGERASAMRAFDEAIRYFDAAIELAEPQQAVRLLEGVGRAHMSLGDPDAAAAAWTRGARLAERHDLAIPLALLRFRLAMLDSERQDAPSAGDRLADVRDVSLESAEVAIQKFIYTMRFGTLDDAKQLSAEMAAASGVTHPVAARAVTHFGQAILLVMDKRFAESVEQAEAAVDAARDSDIESPFYLQYFLLYVSILRLLNGDVAGSAGSAREAVRTGALVELPALACFEHYSLAGALYVAGDIEAAFAEVDAGVTAARKSQAPRCLVRILAMRAFLLAERGELSAAAAALAEARTAYPAPDQTLMDVLALAATAIALYLDEPCPSTPFDESRTYSDVFAVTMRGLYAGLAGLNTGDPAPAAAHAAARRLFDPQPPLMAAIGSRLDGLRLRDASLLADAVSRFEAMGATVLSAQAALEHSELTGSADGLPEIIDALTRAGAAHWVNRARRHARTLGIRVRAARQAGVLTRRESDVVRLLGEGLSNADIAGRLFLSGRTVETHLRSSYAKLGLSTRVALARWAAENLS from the coding sequence ATGAAACCCCAGGTCATCGGCCGCGACCGGGAACTCGCCGTGCTCACGGGGCAACTGGAGCGGCCAGGCGGAACGGTCCTGCTGTGCGGCGAAGCGGGGATCGGCAAGTCGGCGCTGGCCCACCACGTGCTGGACCTGGCCGCTGCCAAGGGGATCACCGCGTTGCGCGGGCAGGCTCATCCGTTGCACGCCGGGCTCGCGTACGCCCCGATCGTCGCCGCTGTCCGGCCGCTGCTGGCCGAGCTGACCGAGTTCGACGGGCTGGCCCACCTGGGCACGCTGCTGGCTGATCCCCGGCTGCCCGCCGCGACGCCGACCGGGGACGCGGAATTGGACCGGACGCACATGTTCGAGGCGGTCGCGCGCCTCGTCGAACGGTTCGCGCCCGCGGTGTTCTTCGTGGACGACCTGCACTGGGCCGACCGGGGCACGGTGGAACTGGTGCACTACCTCGGCCGCAACACCGCCGGTGTGCTGGTGCTCGCCGCGTACCGGCCGGGTGAGGCCGATTCCACGCTGGACGACTTGGCTGTGACCGTGCGCAGAGAAGGGACCGAACTGGCGCTTGCTCCGTTGCCGGACGACGCCGTCGCCGAGATCGCGCAGACGTTGCTCAGCGCCACACCGGAGCCGGTGTTCCTGCGTGACGTCACTCGAAGGGCCAAAGGCGTTCCGCTGTTCGTCACCGCGCTTGTCCAAGGCGGTGGCTTCACCCCGGCCGGTGCCGTGCCCACGATCGTGCGTGACGTCGTCCTCGGGCGGCTCCGGCGGCTCGGCGAACAGGAACGCGCGCTTGCCGAGATCATCGCGGTCGCGGGTGAGGCGGCGACCGACGAGTTGCTGCGGTCGTTGGACACGACCGCGGACGCGTTGCGGCAGCTGATCGTGGACGGCCTGATCACCGAACGCCCGGTCGGGCGCAGGATGGCCTACCAGGTGGCGCATCCGCTGTACGCCGAGGTCGCGTACGCCGAGATGACCATCGGTGAACGGCGCCAGGCGCATGCGACCGTCCTGGAAGCCGTCGAGCGGATCGATCCCGACGACGTGCTGGCCCTCGCGCCGCACTACCGCGAGGCCGCGAGTGCCGCGCATCCCGCGCGTGCGGTCGCCGTGATGGCTGAAGCCGGTGAGCGGGCGTCGGCCATGCGAGCGTTCGACGAAGCGATCCGCTACTTCGACGCGGCCATCGAACTGGCTGAGCCGCAGCAGGCGGTACGGCTGCTGGAAGGCGTCGGCCGTGCGCACATGAGCCTCGGTGACCCGGACGCGGCCGCGGCGGCCTGGACTCGGGGAGCTCGGCTGGCCGAGCGGCACGACCTGGCCATACCGTTGGCGCTGTTGCGTTTCCGGTTGGCCATGCTGGACTCCGAACGGCAGGACGCGCCCTCGGCCGGCGACCGGCTCGCGGACGTGCGGGACGTGAGCCTCGAATCGGCCGAGGTCGCGATCCAGAAGTTCATCTACACCATGCGGTTCGGCACGCTCGACGACGCCAAGCAGCTCAGCGCCGAGATGGCGGCGGCGAGCGGTGTGACGCACCCCGTCGCCGCGCGAGCGGTCACGCACTTCGGCCAGGCCATCCTGCTCGTGATGGACAAGCGGTTCGCGGAGTCGGTCGAACAGGCGGAGGCCGCCGTCGACGCGGCACGCGACAGCGACATCGAGTCGCCGTTCTACCTGCAGTACTTCCTGTTGTACGTGAGCATCCTGCGCCTGCTGAACGGTGACGTCGCCGGCAGCGCCGGCAGCGCCCGGGAGGCGGTCCGGACGGGCGCGCTCGTGGAACTGCCCGCGCTGGCGTGCTTCGAGCACTACTCGCTGGCCGGGGCGCTGTACGTCGCGGGCGACATCGAGGCGGCGTTCGCCGAAGTCGACGCCGGTGTCACCGCGGCGAGGAAGTCGCAAGCGCCCCGCTGCCTGGTGCGGATCCTGGCGATGCGCGCCTTCCTGCTGGCCGAACGCGGTGAACTCAGTGCCGCCGCCGCCGCGCTGGCCGAGGCACGCACCGCCTACCCCGCGCCGGACCAGACCCTGATGGACGTCCTCGCCCTTGCCGCGACAGCGATCGCGCTGTACCTCGACGAGCCGTGCCCGTCGACCCCGTTCGACGAATCCCGGACCTACAGCGACGTGTTCGCGGTGACCATGCGCGGCCTGTACGCCGGTCTCGCCGGGCTGAACACCGGAGATCCGGCACCGGCCGCCGCACACGCGGCCGCTCGCCGCCTCTTCGACCCCCAGCCGCCGCTGATGGCCGCGATCGGGAGCCGTCTCGACGGGCTGCGGCTGCGGGACGCGTCGCTGCTCGCCGACGCCGTCAGCCGGTTCGAAGCCATGGGCGCCACAGTGCTGTCCGCGCAAGCAGCACTGGAACACTCGGAGCTGACCGGATCGGCCGACGGGCTGCCGGAGATCATCGACGCGCTGACGCGCGCGGGCGCGGCCCACTGGGTCAACCGCGCCCGCCGGCACGCCCGGACACTGGGCATCCGGGTGCGGGCCGCCCGCCAGGCCGGCGTGCTGACCAGGCGGGAGTCCGATGTGGTCCGGCTGCTCGGTGAAGGACTGTCCAACGCCGACATAGCGGGCCGGTTGTTCCTCAGTGGACGGACCGTGGAGACGCACCTGCGCAGCAGCTACGCCAAGCTCGGCCTGAGCACCCGCGTCGCACTGGCCCGGTGGGCGGCCGAGAACCTGTCATGA
- a CDS encoding zinc-dependent alcohol dehydrogenase has protein sequence MKAVTWHGRRDVRVDTVPDPVLKEPTDVIIKVTSSGICGSDLHLYEVMGPFMGEGDILGHEPMGIVQEVGADVTAVQAGDRVVVPFNISCGTCFMCEQGLQSQCETSQVREHGMGAALFGYTKLYGQVPGGQAEYLRVPFGNTLPIKVPEGPSDDRFVYLSDVLPTAWQAVQYAGVPKDGSLLVLGLGPIGDMATRVARHLGIRQVIGIDLVPDRLRRAQDNGTETIDLSQHQGDIVEIVRGMTNGRGPDSVIDAVGMEAHGSPVAKIAQQVTGLLPDAIAAKFMQKAGVDRLSALHLAISLVRRGGTISLSGVYGGMADPMPMLTLFDKQIQLRMGQANVWRWVNDILPLLTDDDPLGVDTFATHHIPLTDAPSAYETFQRKESGMVKVLLRP, from the coding sequence ATGAAAGCGGTGACCTGGCACGGCAGGCGGGATGTGCGGGTGGACACCGTGCCGGATCCGGTGCTCAAGGAGCCGACCGACGTGATCATCAAGGTCACCTCGAGCGGTATCTGCGGCTCGGATCTGCACTTGTACGAAGTCATGGGCCCGTTCATGGGTGAAGGCGACATCCTCGGGCACGAACCGATGGGCATCGTGCAGGAGGTCGGCGCCGACGTCACCGCCGTGCAGGCAGGCGATCGCGTCGTGGTGCCGTTCAACATCTCCTGCGGAACCTGTTTCATGTGCGAACAAGGCCTGCAGTCCCAGTGCGAGACGAGCCAGGTGCGTGAGCACGGGATGGGCGCGGCGCTGTTCGGCTACACCAAGCTGTACGGGCAGGTGCCCGGCGGTCAGGCCGAGTACCTGCGGGTGCCGTTCGGCAACACGCTGCCGATCAAGGTGCCGGAGGGGCCGTCGGACGACCGGTTCGTCTACCTGTCCGACGTGCTGCCCACGGCGTGGCAGGCAGTCCAGTACGCCGGCGTGCCCAAGGACGGCAGCCTGCTCGTGCTCGGCCTCGGCCCGATCGGTGACATGGCCACCCGTGTGGCCCGCCACCTGGGGATCCGTCAGGTGATCGGCATCGACCTGGTGCCGGATCGGCTGCGCCGCGCACAGGACAACGGGACCGAGACGATCGACTTGTCGCAGCACCAGGGCGACATCGTGGAGATCGTCCGCGGCATGACCAACGGCCGCGGCCCGGACTCGGTGATCGACGCGGTCGGCATGGAGGCGCACGGCTCGCCCGTCGCCAAGATCGCCCAGCAGGTCACCGGTCTGCTGCCGGACGCGATCGCCGCCAAGTTCATGCAGAAGGCGGGCGTGGACCGGCTCAGCGCGTTGCACCTGGCGATCAGCCTGGTCCGGCGTGGCGGCACGATCTCGTTGTCCGGTGTGTACGGCGGGATGGCCGACCCGATGCCCATGCTGACCTTGTTCGACAAGCAGATCCAGCTGCGGATGGGTCAGGCCAACGTGTGGCGCTGGGTCAACGACATCCTGCCGCTGCTGACCGACGACGACCCGCTCGGCGTGGACACGTTCGCCACCCACCACATCCCGTTGACTGACGCGCCGTCGGCGTACGAGACCTTCCAGCGCAAGGAATCCGGCATGGTGAAGGTCCTGCTGCGGCCATGA
- a CDS encoding TIGR03619 family F420-dependent LLM class oxidoreductase, translated as MRIGFCLPQIGQVAEQAAGLARFAREAEAAGAAGLWVGDRLLSPVDPEIGYPPGVGTTLPEQFHRILDPFAVLTVAATATERVALGSHVLNAPWYPPAVLARSLTTIDLVSNGRLIAGFGAGWMPEEFAAVGVPIAERGRRLDESLVALDELWTKDVAEFHGEHWTVPATNSALKPAQRPRPPVYLGGWAPAALRRIAKHADGWLPTLRASGTFDPAAVSGPLAEIRRLAEQDGRDPAELDAIARVNAEPATTVDDIVTAIRQVQDHTEVRHVVVDPTFIAKSADHALEITGSVLGRFQV; from the coding sequence ATGCGTATCGGTTTCTGCCTTCCCCAGATCGGCCAGGTCGCCGAGCAGGCGGCGGGCCTCGCCCGGTTCGCCCGCGAGGCGGAAGCGGCGGGCGCTGCGGGCCTCTGGGTCGGCGACCGGCTGTTGTCCCCGGTCGACCCGGAAATCGGCTACCCGCCGGGCGTCGGCACCACACTGCCCGAGCAGTTCCACCGGATCCTCGACCCCTTCGCCGTCCTGACCGTCGCGGCCACCGCGACCGAGCGGGTCGCGCTGGGCAGCCACGTGCTCAACGCGCCCTGGTACCCGCCCGCCGTGCTCGCACGGTCGCTCACCACGATCGACCTGGTCAGCAACGGACGGCTGATCGCGGGCTTCGGCGCGGGCTGGATGCCCGAGGAGTTCGCGGCCGTGGGCGTGCCGATCGCCGAACGTGGCCGCAGGCTCGACGAATCCCTTGTGGCACTGGACGAGCTCTGGACCAAGGACGTCGCCGAGTTCCACGGCGAGCACTGGACAGTGCCCGCGACGAACTCCGCGCTCAAGCCCGCCCAACGCCCACGGCCGCCGGTCTACCTGGGCGGGTGGGCTCCCGCGGCGCTGCGCAGGATCGCGAAGCACGCCGACGGCTGGCTGCCGACCCTGCGGGCATCGGGCACCTTCGACCCGGCCGCCGTCAGCGGCCCGCTGGCCGAGATCCGGCGGCTCGCCGAGCAGGACGGCCGGGACCCCGCCGAGCTGGACGCGATCGCGCGCGTCAACGCCGAGCCGGCGACAACCGTCGACGACATCGTCACCGCGATCCGGCAGGTACAGGACCACACGGAGGTCCGGCACGTCGTCGTGGACCCGACGTTCATCGCCAAGAGCGCCGACCACGCGCTGGAGATCACCGGGTCCGTGCTCGGGCGCTTCCAGGTTTAG
- a CDS encoding winged helix-turn-helix transcriptional regulator, which produces MRKDPAQEHEPLECDAALARAFDFLGKRWNGVLLGVLAGRPASFSELKRAVAGISDSMLADRLGELCKAGVVRRIVSDGPPVAVTYQLTAAGVALVPALSELATWAAANLPS; this is translated from the coding sequence ATGCGGAAGGATCCGGCGCAGGAGCACGAGCCGCTGGAGTGCGACGCGGCTCTGGCGCGTGCGTTCGACTTCCTCGGCAAGCGGTGGAACGGCGTTCTGCTCGGCGTTCTCGCCGGTCGGCCGGCGAGTTTCTCGGAGCTCAAGCGCGCGGTCGCGGGGATCAGCGACTCGATGCTGGCCGACCGGCTCGGCGAGCTGTGCAAAGCCGGGGTGGTGCGGCGGATCGTCAGCGACGGACCGCCTGTCGCCGTGACCTACCAGTTGACCGCCGCCGGTGTCGCGCTCGTTCCGGCGCTGAGTGAACTGGCCACCTGGGCGGCCGCGAACCTGCCCTCCTGA
- a CDS encoding ATP-binding cassette domain-containing protein, with amino-acid sequence MTTRGGAMMIAAAGLRKSFGAKVVLDGIDLDIAEGTIFSMLGPNGAGKTTTVRILSTLIRPDSGQVRIAGHDLAGNPDAVRAVIGVTGQFSAVDNLLTGAENLAMMAGLLRLERGHRQRRVAGLLGQFDLTEAAGNPVSTYSGGMRRRLDLAMTLVGSPRVIFLDEPTTGLDPRSRRAMWDRIRDLADDGVTIFLTTQYLEEADRLADRIVVLDHGRIVADGTAAELKRRVPGGHIRMRFADSAHLRAARAVLGAARVDEEALAIEVPDTGDVRSLRALLDRLDTAAIEVEGLSVHTPDLDDVFLALTGRPAEEVAR; translated from the coding sequence GTGACGACGAGAGGAGGGGCGATGATGATCGCGGCTGCTGGGCTGCGCAAGTCGTTCGGTGCCAAGGTCGTGCTCGACGGCATCGATCTCGACATCGCCGAGGGAACGATTTTCTCGATGCTCGGCCCGAACGGCGCCGGCAAGACGACGACCGTGCGCATCCTGTCCACATTGATCAGACCGGACAGCGGGCAGGTCCGGATCGCGGGACACGACCTGGCGGGCAACCCGGACGCGGTGCGCGCGGTGATCGGCGTGACCGGTCAGTTCTCCGCCGTGGACAACCTGCTGACCGGTGCGGAGAACCTCGCCATGATGGCGGGGCTGCTGCGGTTGGAGCGCGGCCACCGGCAACGGCGCGTCGCCGGACTGCTTGGCCAGTTCGACCTCACCGAGGCGGCCGGCAACCCGGTGAGCACGTACTCCGGCGGGATGCGGCGGCGGCTCGACCTGGCGATGACGCTGGTCGGCAGCCCGCGGGTGATCTTCCTGGACGAGCCGACCACCGGGCTGGACCCGCGCAGCCGCCGGGCGATGTGGGACCGGATCCGCGACCTCGCCGACGACGGCGTGACGATCTTCCTGACCACGCAGTACCTGGAAGAGGCCGATCGGCTCGCCGACCGGATCGTGGTGCTCGACCACGGCAGGATCGTCGCGGACGGCACCGCCGCCGAGCTCAAGCGACGCGTTCCGGGCGGGCACATCAGGATGCGGTTCGCCGACAGCGCGCACCTGCGGGCCGCGCGAGCAGTCCTCGGCGCGGCCCGCGTGGACGAGGAAGCGCTCGCCATCGAAGTCCCCGACACGGGCGATGTCCGGTCCTTGCGCGCACTGCTCGACCGCCTCGACACGGCCGCGATCGAGGTCGAGGGCCTGTCGGTGCACACGCCCGACCTCGACGACGTGTTCCTGGCCCTCACCGGCCGCCCGGCCGAGGAGGTGGCCCGATGA
- a CDS encoding ABC transporter permease, with protein sequence MTSLPHALNDSGIMLGRNLRHTLRNPTTLFGSLLVPIILILVFVYILGGAFSAGGRYVDYIAPGGLVLTMGYGVASTAIGVANDMAEGIIARFRTMAISRAAVLTGHVAGSVIRTVACVALVIGVLLLMGFSPDAGVAAWLAVAGLVVLMAFATAWLTVAFGLAAKTVEGASFATFPMVFLPFISSAFAPTGSMPAGVRWFTDNQPFTPIIETLRGLLIGTPIGDNGMLAVIWCLVMALGGYLWARAVINRDPAG encoded by the coding sequence ATGACGTCCCTCCCGCACGCCCTGAACGACTCGGGCATCATGCTCGGCCGCAACCTGCGGCACACGCTGCGCAACCCCACGACCCTGTTCGGCTCGTTGCTCGTGCCGATCATCCTGATCCTGGTGTTCGTGTACATCCTCGGCGGCGCGTTCAGCGCGGGCGGCCGGTACGTCGACTACATCGCGCCCGGCGGTCTCGTCCTGACGATGGGCTACGGCGTCGCGTCGACCGCGATCGGCGTCGCCAACGACATGGCCGAAGGCATCATCGCGCGGTTCCGCACGATGGCCATCAGCCGTGCGGCCGTGCTGACCGGGCACGTGGCGGGCAGCGTGATCAGGACCGTCGCGTGTGTCGCGCTGGTCATCGGAGTGCTGCTGCTCATGGGATTCAGCCCGGACGCCGGGGTCGCCGCGTGGCTCGCGGTGGCCGGTCTGGTCGTGCTGATGGCGTTCGCCACCGCGTGGCTGACCGTCGCGTTCGGACTGGCCGCCAAGACGGTCGAAGGCGCGAGCTTCGCGACGTTCCCGATGGTGTTCCTGCCGTTCATCAGCAGCGCGTTCGCCCCGACCGGTTCGATGCCCGCCGGGGTCCGCTGGTTCACCGACAACCAGCCGTTCACCCCGATCATCGAGACGTTGCGCGGCCTGCTGATCGGCACACCGATCGGTGACAACGGGATGCTGGCGGTCATCTGGTGCCTGGTGATGGCACTGGGCGGCTACCTGTGGGCGCGTGCGGTGATCAACCGGGACCCGGCCGGCTGA